CATTCGGTGTAGTAACTTCTAGAAGTTACTAATTAATGGCttccgcgatagaaaatgcttgcaCGGTATTAGTTAATACACCACATAAATTTTACAAATACCCAATcgaatgtatatattttttttgggtcaatcgataggtattgacgagactgaCAGACGTTATTAAATGTTTTCTTAtggttttttgatttttttattttgtttctatgttttattttatataattatatatttgctGATTCTATGGTCCTTAGTTTTTGGGTTTCGTTTTGTTATTtcgtattttatttgttttatattctTTCCCACgtcttaaaataattaaaaaaaacatatgtaCCTCCAATTttgttcaaaatatttttggtgcttgcatatctccatctccactTGGTCCCTTCagatgagtaacgggtatctgatagtcgaggcactcgactatggcgttttctcttgtttacTTTTGTTTCGACAAAATGCTTATGCCGACTAGTGAATGTATGTGATTAATTTAAACTTAGGATTTCTTTAATTAGAAATACTTACATCattaacaatttataaattcaAAGCATCGACAGCTACTGCAAAGGAGTGCCTGCAAAGAAGTGAAATTACTATTaacatatataaaaaattcttattttcaGTCTCCTTCATTGCGTTGGGCAATCCTGCAAACAATTGTAATACCCTTAGCAACGGCTTAAAAACCATTCGTATTCATAAAATACGGATAGGTACGAGGTAAAAGCTGTCCTACAGCAATTTCTCGAAAAAGAGCTATTTTTGGCTAAGCGTCAGCAGTGGCTTACCGTCTTAgacaaataaaaagaaaacaggTTTACTATATAACTTAATGTACAGTGATCGCTCCATGCATTAAACTTATCACATTTCCtttgtaaatttaatataatcaAAAGTGGATTTTTAAATAACTTGAACGACAAGTAAGCTCTTTTAAACTTGTTAATAAATAAGTGATTTAAGTTCCGTATAGGAAATTATCACAATGTCGACTGCAGCGTAAAAAACACGTTTATAGTTAATACTTATTAACactataaattaaatatttttacactGCGACGAgcttttttttataagaaGGGTATCCAAAAATTGCTGTTAGTCCTCAGTTTTACTTGTGCTTTGTTATTTATAACTttattattagttatttataaatatcaaCACCTCAGTTCAATAAAAGATTTTTTAGATTAGCCAATAAAAAATCACCGATGTTTGACTTTAACTCGGTCAATATATGCTCATGTTTAATTCTTGTTGAATgttattcaaatattttttaatatttaatgtttAGTTTTAAAGATTGGACATTAGATAACCATAATAAAAGAAACACAAAACATTGAAATACAAACGTGTTTACCTTTTCTTTGGGTGTACGAGTAGATGATTGTGTGTTATGTATAAAAAACCCGTGTGCTTCAGGCGCGATATTCATTCTTTTGACGTTTGCGATAGAATGAACACAatcagcgtaagtttgttttacttaaaggaagaaaagtttttaatttccgTACTGTGCTTTCAGGTGTTAATGTTGTTCGTTCTGCTGGCAATAGGAGTAGCAGCTCAGGCTCCTTTGCCAGGCAACGATCCTACCGTATCCATTCTGTCCTACAAAAATGACCAGGACTTGGAGAAAATTCAGCGGCAGATCATAGCGCAATACGAAAGGTTCGGAGGAACCACCTATGTGCACAAACCGCTGACGGCCAGAACTATTAACCCAGCCAGCCTAGGGACTAACATTTAATGCTCCCCGAaaataaatcgttaatttttGAGATTTGTAAACCTCAGCTGATAAAGCTTGCTACTTGGGGTTTACCGAACGAGAAAAGCTTTAGTCTGCTCCCGACACTCGGCGCGTTCGAAGAGCCTTCGAGATGGATCGTACTGTGTGTCAGTGCTTGATATCAATTTTGGCTCTCTGCTGCTTGACCTCCACTCACTGCCAGGGCCCACCACCCCTTCCACCGCCGCCAGGCCGAGCTTCCCCTCTCGCAAGAGCAGCGATTCCCATTCCTGATGACCGCGACATAATCTTCCCGGATGCTGGGTCAGGCCAGCCAAGGGAAAAGATGTGGTTTCGCATAGCCGACTTTCAGTTTGACCATGTGGCGATCTTGCCCCTGCCAAAGCCCAGGCAGCGCACCCCGCCTCCAAGGCCAGGCCAGCCCTTTCCACCGCCCCCAGggggctttaaaaataatgtaaacaaGCGACGCCGCATCTGTGAGCAGAGTAAGTTATTCGACCTGTGCCTCTGTGAGTCATTGCCTGAGTTTGTCCCCAAGAATACTCCGAGTACGTAGAGCGCATCTTTCCCAACGACACTGCGGTGGCCGCTGATGCCAATGACGCAGAGTTCGATGGTCGAGTACTAGCCAGGCCCGGTGAATACCCCCATATGGTACGGATAATGGTACGTGCCACTGTTGACGGCCTAACCCAAACCCGTCGAATCTGTTTTCGCAGGCAGCCGTAGGCTTCGAGGCCGACACAGGTCGAGTCGAGTACAAATGTGGCGGCAGCCTGATAAGCGAGAACTTCGTGCTTACCGCCGCCCAttgtacttatatatataggtGAGCATTCTAGTTAAGCCCCTGACCCCAAATCCTGTGACTGCGCTTTTTTATTAGGACGGCCCCCAAGTGGGTGCGCGTTGGAGACCTTAACCTAGTCGTCGAGGAGCGTTCAATGGAGGCCCAACTGGTTCGGATAAAGAATATATTCACGCACCCCAATTACAATAAGGAGATGTACTACGATGACATAGCACTGCTGAAGCTTGAAAGGGATCTAGAGTGAGTGCCCCTCAAAATAGTCTTATTGGCCGCTTAAATTTTAACGCGTTTCTCATAGACTAACGGAATATGTCAGACCAATACGTTTGTGGGTCTTTCCAGAGCTACCTACGTCGATTGCCTTTGCAATGGGATATGGGGCCACGAGCTTCGCCAAGGCCATGACGAACCAACTGACCAATCTTAACCTGACCATAGTACCAAACGCTGAGTGCAATAACGAGCTACCATCACTGGCGGAGACACCCGACGGAGTTCTGGAAAGCCAAATCTGTGCCCAGGACTATATCCTTAACAGAGACACCTGTCAGGGAGATTCGGGGGGGCCGCTGCAACTGAATCTGCCGGGACGCCGTCGACGGCACAGAATACACTATCACCTAATAGGCGTTACCTCTTACGGTGTGTTTTGCCGCAGTAGTTATCCATCAGTGTACACCCGAGTTTCTTCCTACCTAGACTGGATTGAACTTACTGTGTGGACTTGACATGTCAGTGCGTGTTACACAGTAATACCTAATCCAACATCCAACTGAACTATTGAAATTTTGGTCCGATGTAAAACACCTAGTTCCAAAAAACCCTGTTTACCATTTGATAATATTTGACGATAGACAAACCAAAAAGGAAGCTAGAATGTTTAACTGGCTCCTCCGCTAAGTATCTTGAATAAACTTTTCCAGATAAGTCCTCCCATCTTAAAATGAAATGGTCTAAGCCATCACCATGTAGATATGGGAATTCTTTCTAGCCCCCGCAACATACAATGTAAAACAAAGaataaaacaagggagaacgctatagtcgagtacctcgactatcacaTACCGggtactcagcttaagggaccaacgggaaatggagatatgcaagctgcaaagcgagatttaaatgcgccacctacagATAGACggcgattgtgggcgttagagtgggcgtggcactctgctgaaacaaacttgcgctgcgcaggaatctcagaaatctgcatgtctaatcccagtattgcagctcttatagtttccgagatctcagcgttcatacggacagacggtcatggctagatcgactcggctagtgatcctgatcaagaatatatatactttatgttgtcggaaacgcttccttctgcctgttacatactttccgacgaatctagtatacccttttactctacgagtaaagggtataaaaattcgCGGAAGTAACTCCTGTCGGAaaaaatgtgccacttcggcaaaagtttattttattaagcTGTTTAGCATCACCTCAAATTTCCAGGATCCTACAACAAACGTTTTGGGACAGGCTGACAAACAAATCATTTTGAAAAGTCCCCCAAAGTCTTGTTTTGCATATAACTTTTGagcatcggatttcaacaaatgaggtgtcattcgacgcgtattttTAATAGGAATACCTCTAGCCTAGTAAACTGGGCGAGATATGGCCAAACAGATcaaattttcttaattttactGTTACACTTTCAcagctttttctcccaaaccaaTTACTATTTTAAAGTCTTGATATACGGCCAATTTTGTCATGGCGATACCTTttgattggtgtatcactcgtaaTGATCGGACCATCCCTTCAGATATTCATTTCAtcgcttcgtcactacgtggactgccgtcTACAGTGATAGTTATTTGAGTATGGGAGACAACCGCTGTCGTACAATGTTAAACTGTTAGACTGCGTTTAAAGCTGACAACCGTTGCGATAAACTGTAATTCAATTATAAATAGTTCagtattataataaaataaataaagaaagtaATTGTAGCTTCATTTTAAAGATGtttaatttatcataaaattaCAAAAGACATACGATTTaaaaaggcaaaaacaaaaaaatttttggttCACTTTGGCGAGACTTTAACCTGTGGCGCTAAACTTCGTTGTTGGCATCCATAACATGGCGCTTTACATCTTCATAGGTAAGCAGGTTCTGCAAATtgtcataaaaatattgttaaaatacCTCTAAATTGTACATATGAAAGTTAAATGTTTTAGTAAACACTTACTGGCGATAGTTTTTAGTAGGTTTGATTACGTAATTATGGGACGGTTTCTCGAGTTTCAGTTCTAACTCGtctaaccaactggggatattTGGTTGCAAGAGATTTCTGTAACACTTCTAAGAGTGATGTTAAAGACAATTTGAGCTGTTAAGCGAAATCACGGGGCTTGCTTTGATTATGTTTATGCTCGGAATTAGAAAATTTCGTTTTAGTAAGTTTTGTGAAATCAGCTGTCATTTTATCGAGCCAAAAATTACTTTACAGAGAGTCTGAGTCCCAGTCTCTCATTGACGCTCGAGAAAGCCAAATTTTCTTAGCCATGACTTCAGTCATTAGAAAAATTTTAGTCGGCACTCGAAAAACCCTCACTTAAACTATGATCaattttaaataacttttatatttgttgagTGGTCCATCTTTGTATGACCTACCTTCCAGTAAAGGTCGTCCCAGGCCGGGAACATGCGCTTAAAACCATTCGGTTCCTTGCCTTGAGGGACGCGGATGATGCTCACCGTGTTGATGGAGCGAGCAGTGGGCTCCAATCGAATATAATGCTGTGGATTAAGAACGATTTTTTTAGCGATTTTatattgtaagatatattgtAAATAACCTTAGCCATGTCTAGAATCCTTTCATTTTCATCGACAGACGCGCCAGACCCAACCCACAGGTAAATTTCGTCGCCAGCGTCCAGCAGCATGACGTCATCAGAGTCCAAATCCTCCTGCTCGTACCTTGCCACTTCCTCAACCCTCAGAAGTCCACCAGAGCTCACACGGCAGTGAAACAGGCGAGACTCCAGCAGTGGTGCTCCGAGATCTCCCAGGCTGCGATCGTACTGGCCCTCGCCGTTTAACTCATCCCAGAACTCCTCTGGCTCCGCACCCTCCTCCACCTGTTCAATCTCGACGTCGTCCCAGTAGGTCGAGAAGCGATCTAGGGCTGCTTTCTTCTCGAATGCAGATGCGCCCAAGCCGTACCATACGTAGATCTTGTGGCTTTTTCCGGAAAGAAGGGCGAACGCGTCACCCGATGCCAACGATGAACTGTCGGCAGGTACCTCGCTAGCATGGATATCGGTTTCGACGGTGCCGCGTATGCGGAACAGTTGTGCCGTTACCGGCAGAGCAGTGTAAGATGTCAGCAACTTTCCCTTAAAGATCTTGTAGAAGTGGCGCGGCTCGTGGTCCTGGTTTGCCAGCACAAGAAGACCTTTCTTGGACTCAGCCCGAGCGAGACCCTCCTCGAAGGCACGCTTCCTAGCGGCAGCGGGAGCGTTAACTCCCTGCCACACATAAGTGACAAGTCCTTTGTCTCCGTTGTTAGCCTCGTAGTTGTATGTGAGAACGTATGAACCAAATCCAAGAAGCGAAAGGTTTTCATCAAAGGAGATGGTGTTGGCCTGAACCTCATCGGAACCAGACTTAGCAACGTACTGGGTAATGGTTTCAATGCTGTTTTGTCCGTGATCAGGCATAAAGCCGATGGCACGACCACCGCTCTTTTTTAGTTGAGTCATTACAGCGTCGATTTCGTCCAAATCAAGCGATTCATCAGAACCGATATCTAAGGCCGACCGAATGAGACGAGTATGAGCCATTCCGACATCACGCCAAGTGGCAAAGTATTGCTTAAATGGAGCGGACTCGGCGCCCTCTACAATGCGGTGGATTTGGGTCCAGGCCGGATACTTCTTGCTGCTTAGGAAATCCTGCGCCTTGCTCATAGCGTTCGTCTTCTCCGTCTGCGTGGCACCCTTTCCGACCCACACGAAGATTCCAGAGCCAGTGTCCAGGATAAAGCATTCATGAGTGTCCAGCATAGCCTGAGTGAGTGGTTTTTGACCAATTGTTTCCACTTTTAGTTTGCCACTGGCATCGCTAATCTTGTAGAGGGATACCGCTGCAGCGTCTGTCCTTTCGAACGCACCGTCCTCTTCTGCGGTTGACTCCTCGGGCACCTGATCAGCAGAGCCCGATCCTAGCACGTCGAAGAACTGTTGCTTGTCGGAATCAGTGCTGAAGTCGTCGATGATCTGCACACGGGCTCGACCATTGTGATCCTGGTCCCGGATTTGGTTCGCAGCGCTGATAGCCTTCAGCTTCTCCACGCGCTTGGCAAGGGAACCCACGTAGACATATATATCGCTGCCggcatccaaaataaagcaatCGCCCTTGTTCATCGACGACACGGATAGGTTCACCTGTCGGACGCGCACGTTGCGCTTGCCCTTGACCTGAAAGAGGCGCTTTTCTCCCTGGCTATTGGTCTGCACGTGTTTGAAGCCAGTTCCGACGCCGCCCTGCTCGTAGCGAATGCCTGCAACAATGTCCTGTTTTATAGGATGTGAATGGCAATATGGCAAGTCTTACCGTTCTTGAAGTACCCGAGAAACAGCTGTGACTCGTGGTCCTGCACTTCGCGATGTTGGACTGGACCGCCGTTCAGCAAGTCATCCAACTGGACGGTGAGAATAGCTGCAGCTCCGGCCTCGTCGGTAGATGTTTCTGATCCCAGCCAAAAGTGCACATCCCATGACAGTTTTTTGTCTTTCTTGTTTTCAATTGTCTAAATAAGGAtaaccaattttaaaatttatattcttAATTTGTTAGGTAAGAATCTTGAACAATGTAGTCAAAGTTTAAATTAGTTTATATTAACAACGGTTAAGAGAAACAGAGTTAAATTTTACACGTTTTTAGATATACTAGACtagaagtttttaaaaatatttatagccGTTACTCGTGGAGGACAAGAACGGAAGCTCACTTCGCCAAGCCAAAGTTTTAATACCCCTGAAGACTTTACCGaaattactaaaaaaaatgaagCGGATGCTCAAAGTAGATAAAAAAACCCAATTAGCttagttttgaaatttttttctaaatattcCAATGGGAGCTATAGCATATAGACGTCCGATAGGGGCGCTCCTTACCATATGCATACAAAAAAGAGAGAACGGTTTAGTAGATGCCATCGATTATCAAATACTCAATACTCAGCTAAAAAGAGTACcagagggatggagatatgcttgcTTGTCGCTAGCGCCACCTAGCCAATAATTCCaactagcctatagcgcccctagtggcttggtggcgtattagtgaaaacagcTGATTTTCTGCATGAGGTGTGCTATCTCGATCAAATTTGCGAAGTATTGACTTTTACTTGAATAGAATTTGCAAAGAATTGACTGTTACTTGgctatacaatttttaatgtccgtctgtccgtatgaacgctgagatctcggaaactattaaagctacaatactgggactaggcatgcagattcctgagattcatGCGCAGCGCATTtgaataacaaacttgcgtttaatcagaagctcaggaatctaaatacgaaatctaaactcttatagtttctgagataacAGAGTTCTCACGACCCGACTTGGCTAGAGGTCCAGAACAAGAATATAGGGTCGGAAGGGCTTCCTTTTACCCGTTACCCACTTTCCCCAAATATAATATACTTTTTTACTTCAAGATTAACTGGTATAAAAAGTGTAGAGCAACTTTTTTTAAccttttaaaacaaataaataatttaaaataattaaggTATGGTAAGGGCCTTGgggaaatttttattttaggtgGACGAGCTTAATATACTTACGTTTAGAACTATAAACGAATCTCCAGTGTAGAATTTGCCAAAGTTATTTTTTGGATAGGCAACCGGCTCAAAATTCTGGAAAGTCAAACAAATAAAGGTAGAgcatatttaaaagttgatttccAAACATTTTgcttacaattttaattgcgAATCCCGTGATATATTTGTTATAAACAAAAGCATGCCAATTCGAACATAACACATTTTCGAGTTAATTAACAAAAGAGAAACAAACATTTCTTCCATGTATACACTTTGCGTATAGAACGGAAAGAAGTAATACATTAAAGAACACATGGCAGCCACACTGAGTGAATTCAGTGAATAGAAGGGAACATCtgctttcctttttttttcccAGCCTTCTGGGCGCCACTGCATGAGCGGGCTGTGAACTCTTCCCAAGCGTTGTTAGCACGCGCCAGCTATTTATACTCTGCTTCGAACTAGGGCAGAGTGAAATTCGACTCCGAAATATGACTCACCTCGATGCGCCAGATCTCAAGGCCAGGAGTGCGGCCGGCGTTGGCGAATGCCGGGTTCATGACGCGTCTGCCGGGCTGCTTGCTGTTCTGGGCGCTAGGCTGTATCTGTCCTGTTTGCACGGGGAAGGCAGGACGGGCGTTGAGCGTTCCGGCCGAGCAGAGACTGGACGAGAGGGCTGCCAACAGAAGTAGGCTGAAAAAGGCAGATATTAAGAGCAAAgaatatttgtttatatatgGATTTTTCGGACGGCcctatttattaaaatattggGTACTATTAtactattatatttttgaaaagatCACAAGCCTAGTCAATCGAGCCGTGTCCTTCCTTCTGTCTGTTTCAATACCGTTTGCGAGCTCAGTTTAAACGCCAGCGATCTTTCACAGTCGTCCTAAACAGCCCCCAATCGGACGTCTATattttatagctcccatagaaacGATCAGATATAACTTGCAAAAATTTAAGACTTTTCGGGCAGTGTAAGAGCTATTGACATCAATCTTCCCAAATCTTATTTCTTATGCCTACCACGTTTATGCACTACATttcccataggaatattcaAAATTAAGATGTTTGTGGCCCAATCGGGGTATTCTTCTCCCCTCATGGGCATCAGcctcctttaaaaaaaaaaaattttaggcgtcctaaaatacaaaaaaaaaacactgcAAGCAAAAGTAACAAGATTAACTTTTATACAAACAGATGTACATGCCTATAGCTTTATATTGTTTTTCCATAACTATTTTATTCTACAATTTAAAAGGAAATGGACAAGCCTAATAGTCTTACAGGTTTAGCAAGCAAATCCTTTAGAAACTGATATTTGCTCTCTATAAGTTTAAAAACTCAAATTTCCCCCTAAGCGAACAAAAGTCTGTTTAAATGTGATTCATGCCCATTAAAGGTCATAAAATAATAGACACACCAAAGTGGTCGCATTCGTTGCAGGCGAACCTGAAAATGTTATGACTCATTCTATAGCACTTTTTACGCACTTACTCAAGttcaaatgaaatattttggaaAGTTCGTTGTATTATGATTACACTTGTTAAATCTGGGGAATCTTTGTATATTTATCTCAACCGCAGCTTTCTGGATACCGAACTGTTCGCTTGCATTACCTAGAGACGACTGCCATGCTGGCGGCGCCTGGAGCTGCCATTTCAAGTTCCGCCTCCGAG
This region of Drosophila subpulchrella strain 33 F10 #4 breed RU33 unplaced genomic scaffold, RU_Dsub_v1.1 Primary Assembly Seq354, whole genome shotgun sequence genomic DNA includes:
- the LOC119560118 gene encoding uncharacterized protein LOC119560118; its protein translation is MNTISVLMLFVLLAIGVAAQAPLPGNDPTVSILSYKNDQDLEKIQRQIIAQYERFGGTTYVHKPLTARTINPASLGTNI
- the LOC119560117 gene encoding serine protease snake isoform X1 produces the protein MDRTVCQCLISILALCCLTSTHCQGPPPLPPPPGRASPLARAAIPIPDDRDIIFPDAGSGQPREKMWFRIADFQFDHVAILPLPKPRQRTPPPRPGQPFPPPPGGFKNNVNKRRRICEQKYSEYVERIFPNDTAVAADANDAEFDGRVLARPGEYPHMAAVGFEADTGRVEYKCGGSLISENFVLTAAHCTYIYRTAPKWVRVGDLNLVVEERSMEAQLVRIKNIFTHPNYNKEMYYDDIALLKLERDLELTEYVRPIRLWVFPELPTSIAFAMGYGATSFAKAMTNQLTNLNLTIVPNAECNNELPSLAETPDGVLESQICAQDYILNRDTCQGDSGGPLQLNLPGRRRRHRIHYHLIGVTSYGVFCRSSYPSVYTRVSSYLDWIELTVWT
- the LOC119560117 gene encoding CLIP domain-containing serine protease 2 isoform X2, producing the protein MDRTVCQCLISILALCCLTSTHCQGPPPLPPPPGRASPLARAAIPIPDDRDIIFPDAGSGQPREKMWFRIADFQFDHVAILPLPKPRQRTPPPRPGQPFPPPPGGFKNNVNKRRRICEQKYSEYVERIFPNDTAVAADANDAEFDGRVLARPGEYPHMAAVGFEADTGRVEYKCGGSLISENFVLTAAHCTYIYRTAPKWVRVGDLNLVVEERSMEAQLVRIKNIFTHPNYNKEMYYDDIALLKLERDLEATYVDCLCNGIWGHELRQGHDEPTDQS
- the LOC119559848 gene encoding gelsolin isoform X1; protein product: MAAPGAASMAVVSSLLLLAALSSSLCSAGTLNARPAFPVQTGQIQPSAQNSKQPGRRVMNPAFANAGRTPGLEIWRIENFEPVAYPKNNFGKFYTGDSFIVLNTIENKKDKKLSWDVHFWLGSETSTDEAGAAAILTVQLDDLLNGGPVQHREVQDHESQLFLGYFKNGIRYEQGGVGTGFKHVQTNSQGEKRLFQVKGKRNVRVRQVNLSVSSMNKGDCFILDAGSDIYVYVGSLAKRVEKLKAISAANQIRDQDHNGRARVQIIDDFSTDSDKQQFFDVLGSGSADQVPEESTAEEDGAFERTDAAAVSLYKISDASGKLKVETIGQKPLTQAMLDTHECFILDTGSGIFVWVGKGATQTEKTNAMSKAQDFLSSKKYPAWTQIHRIVEGAESAPFKQYFATWRDVGMAHTRLIRSALDIGSDESLDLDEIDAVMTQLKKSGGRAIGFMPDHGQNSIETITQYVAKSGSDEVQANTISFDENLSLLGFGSYVLTYNYEANNGDKGLVTYVWQGVNAPAAARKRAFEEGLARAESKKGLLVLANQDHEPRHFYKIFKGKLLTSYTALPVTAQLFRIRGTVETDIHASEVPADSSSLASGDAFALLSGKSHKIYVWYGLGASAFEKKAALDRFSTYWDDVEIEQVEEGAEPEEFWDELNGEGQYDRSLGDLGAPLLESRLFHCRVSSGGLLRVEEVARYEQEDLDSDDVMLLDAGDEIYLWVGSGASVDENERILDMAKHYIRLEPTARSINTVSIIRVPQGKEPNGFKRMFPAWDDLYWKNLLTYEDVKRHVMDANNEV
- the LOC119559848 gene encoding gelsolin isoform X2 — protein: MNPAFANAGRTPGLEIWRIENFEPVAYPKNNFGKFYTGDSFIVLNTIENKKDKKLSWDVHFWLGSETSTDEAGAAAILTVQLDDLLNGGPVQHREVQDHESQLFLGYFKNGIRYEQGGVGTGFKHVQTNSQGEKRLFQVKGKRNVRVRQVNLSVSSMNKGDCFILDAGSDIYVYVGSLAKRVEKLKAISAANQIRDQDHNGRARVQIIDDFSTDSDKQQFFDVLGSGSADQVPEESTAEEDGAFERTDAAAVSLYKISDASGKLKVETIGQKPLTQAMLDTHECFILDTGSGIFVWVGKGATQTEKTNAMSKAQDFLSSKKYPAWTQIHRIVEGAESAPFKQYFATWRDVGMAHTRLIRSALDIGSDESLDLDEIDAVMTQLKKSGGRAIGFMPDHGQNSIETITQYVAKSGSDEVQANTISFDENLSLLGFGSYVLTYNYEANNGDKGLVTYVWQGVNAPAAARKRAFEEGLARAESKKGLLVLANQDHEPRHFYKIFKGKLLTSYTALPVTAQLFRIRGTVETDIHASEVPADSSSLASGDAFALLSGKSHKIYVWYGLGASAFEKKAALDRFSTYWDDVEIEQVEEGAEPEEFWDELNGEGQYDRSLGDLGAPLLESRLFHCRVSSGGLLRVEEVARYEQEDLDSDDVMLLDAGDEIYLWVGSGASVDENERILDMAKHYIRLEPTARSINTVSIIRVPQGKEPNGFKRMFPAWDDLYWKNLLTYEDVKRHVMDANNEV